A stretch of Xanthocytophaga agilis DNA encodes these proteins:
- a CDS encoding efflux transporter outer membrane subunit, producing the protein MKVFTNYLTGLVALIISLSGMAQSTTAVTESDKIQPSTQQKDPVPATNQWWQLFQDPLLDSLIQVGIANNLEIKSVMNRLEESRTRIKLAESYRVPSVRFDPYASTQNLAPNRPLALQVQDQQVKRFIMNTFQLPIDVSYEVDIWQRYRKQIQVNQILSQATEAERQAVQLTVTTEIARSYLLLQTTDTEKRVLEQGLRLRDSTLQVVKARYKAGLTTEMDVQRAQTEVATIQIQLQSIQRTRSELELSLAVLTGAEPTQLNVPEKTLAETLPVVPAASASELPLHRPDLIQSAYMTTIAEEQVRINKAALRPRLNLIGSAGLTSRKVDMLLSSNSATYMVGGSIVIPIYEGNRNRNNVVLAQQQVQTATSTYQQRVLTAKKEVETALVNLQILTQQNVSQQQALESALKTRSYSRELYVKGLTTFLDVVDSERTALDLQRQAVNLHGQQALYTVALIKALGGSW; encoded by the coding sequence ATGAAAGTATTCACCAACTACCTGACAGGGCTTGTTGCCTTAATCATAAGCCTGTCAGGTATGGCTCAGTCAACAACAGCGGTTACTGAGTCTGATAAAATACAGCCGTCTACACAGCAAAAAGATCCTGTGCCTGCTACCAATCAGTGGTGGCAGCTTTTTCAGGACCCTTTGCTGGACTCACTGATTCAGGTTGGTATTGCCAACAACTTAGAGATTAAGTCTGTAATGAATCGTCTGGAGGAATCACGTACCCGTATCAAACTGGCAGAATCCTATCGGGTTCCCTCTGTACGATTTGATCCCTACGCGTCTACTCAAAACCTTGCACCAAATCGTCCATTGGCCTTACAGGTACAGGATCAACAGGTCAAACGCTTCATTATGAATACATTTCAGCTTCCAATAGATGTAAGCTATGAAGTAGATATCTGGCAACGTTACAGAAAACAGATACAGGTAAACCAGATATTAAGCCAGGCAACAGAAGCAGAACGTCAGGCTGTACAGCTTACGGTTACTACAGAAATTGCTCGCAGTTATCTGCTTTTGCAAACTACAGATACGGAAAAACGGGTATTGGAACAGGGATTGCGTTTACGGGATTCAACACTACAGGTAGTCAAAGCTCGCTATAAAGCAGGACTTACCACAGAAATGGATGTACAACGTGCACAAACAGAAGTAGCTACCATACAAATACAGTTACAAAGCATTCAGCGCACTCGTTCTGAACTTGAACTTTCGCTGGCAGTCTTAACCGGAGCAGAACCGACTCAGTTAAACGTTCCGGAAAAAACGCTGGCAGAAACATTACCAGTTGTTCCAGCAGCATCAGCTAGTGAATTACCATTACATCGCCCAGACTTGATCCAGTCTGCCTATATGACAACTATTGCGGAAGAACAGGTTCGTATCAACAAAGCAGCTCTACGTCCAAGATTAAATCTGATAGGATCAGCAGGATTAACCTCACGAAAAGTCGATATGCTGCTCAGTTCCAATAGTGCTACCTATATGGTAGGCGGAAGCATTGTAATTCCTATTTATGAAGGTAACCGTAACCGAAACAATGTAGTTCTGGCTCAACAGCAGGTACAAACAGCTACATCAACGTATCAGCAACGTGTATTGACAGCAAAAAAAGAAGTAGAAACAGCCCTGGTTAATCTCCAAATACTTACTCAACAAAATGTAAGTCAGCAACAGGCTCTTGAATCTGCTTTAAAAACACGGAGTTACTCACGTGAATTGTACGTAAAAGGACTTACTACTTTTCTGGATGTTGTAGACTCCGAACGCACTGCATTGGATCTGCAACGTCAGGCAGTTAACCTTCACGGACAGCAAGCACTTTATACAGTTGCTCTTATCAAAGCACTGGGAGGAAGCTGGTAA
- a CDS encoding carboxymuconolactone decarboxylase family protein, with protein sequence MAGKSLFTIVSYNEASPEVQKIYDETKKELGIPFVLNWFKCQGNNAILLRGNWEKLRSTLIMGNVPNLVKQLIIYNVSSKRKCEYCATAHAIFANMMGKAIGGNDFIITENLDSDIIPVSYKTALRVVTKGALHPETIGQEDFDELYEAGFDSGEIQELMAQADLVNMLNTIADISGIKVDNELLEIEV encoded by the coding sequence ATGGCAGGCAAGTCGTTATTCACTATTGTTTCTTATAATGAAGCAAGTCCTGAAGTACAAAAAATTTATGATGAAACTAAAAAGGAGCTAGGGATTCCGTTTGTACTTAACTGGTTTAAATGCCAGGGGAATAATGCCATCTTATTGAGAGGAAACTGGGAAAAGCTTAGATCTACATTGATCATGGGCAATGTTCCCAACCTTGTAAAACAGTTGATTATTTATAATGTATCCAGCAAACGCAAATGTGAATACTGCGCTACTGCACATGCCATATTTGCCAATATGATGGGCAAAGCAATAGGTGGTAATGACTTTATTATTACAGAGAACCTGGATAGCGACATAATTCCTGTTAGTTACAAAACTGCTTTACGGGTTGTGACCAAAGGAGCTTTGCATCCGGAAACAATCGGACAAGAGGACTTTGATGAACTATACGAAGCTGGTTTTGATTCAGGTGAAATTCAGGAACTAATGGCGCAAGCTGATTTAGTCAATATGCTTAATACCATTGCTGACATCTCAGGAATTAAAGTTGATAATGAATTACTCGAAATCGAAGTTTAA
- a CDS encoding response regulator — protein sequence MPKKVMLVDDMEIANFISKKIIQNTLGDVEVYDFTSPKLAYEQIEEIHPDIILLDLNMPVMDGWAFLERMQAENKQDYKVLILTSSTSEVDKEKGMQFSNVLNFCSKPLNKELLVSFFLTEKLSA from the coding sequence ATGCCGAAGAAAGTAATGTTAGTAGACGACATGGAGATTGCAAACTTTATCTCCAAAAAAATCATTCAGAATACCTTGGGTGATGTAGAAGTATATGATTTTACAAGTCCGAAATTGGCGTATGAACAAATTGAAGAGATCCACCCTGATATTATTTTATTGGATCTGAACATGCCTGTTATGGATGGATGGGCATTTCTGGAACGGATGCAGGCAGAAAACAAACAGGATTATAAAGTCTTGATCCTAACTTCTTCTACCAGTGAAGTTGACAAAGAAAAAGGTATGCAGTTTTCTAATGTACTTAATTTTTGCTCCAAACCACTTAACAAAGAACTTCTTGTAAGCTTCTTTCTGACAGAAAAGCTGTCTGCCTGA
- a CDS encoding DUF6515 family protein → MKIIVFATLLISLLTSVESDLLAQRHAHRRVERVRVVRARPVRRYPRAKVVVVRPRRVRTVTVLPAGHVTVVSRGRNYYYYNGFYHTQVNNVYTVIAPPRGVRIRVLPVGYTNIVIGGTPHYYYQGAYYKQVGNEYETVEPVVGTVVPNLPEENVDEVTIDGENYYEFDDLLYKPVVTASGTQYEVVGNLDD, encoded by the coding sequence ATGAAAATAATAGTTTTTGCAACTTTACTGATAAGTCTGTTGACTTCAGTAGAGAGTGACTTGCTTGCTCAACGACATGCACACAGAAGGGTAGAACGAGTACGGGTTGTCAGAGCCAGACCTGTCCGTCGTTATCCACGCGCTAAAGTAGTGGTGGTGAGACCGAGACGTGTTCGAACTGTGACTGTCTTACCTGCAGGCCATGTAACTGTAGTATCCCGTGGACGAAACTACTATTATTACAATGGATTTTATCATACACAAGTCAACAATGTATATACCGTAATTGCTCCTCCCAGAGGTGTGCGGATTAGAGTTTTACCTGTTGGATATACAAATATTGTTATTGGTGGTACACCTCACTATTATTATCAAGGCGCTTACTATAAGCAGGTTGGCAATGAGTATGAAACTGTTGAACCTGTAGTAGGTACAGTAGTACCCAATTTACCAGAAGAGAATGTGGATGAAGTGACAATTGATGGAGAGAATTACTATGAGTTTGACGACCTTTTGTATAAACCTGTAGTGACAGCTTCTGGGACACAATATGAAGTGGTTGGCAATCTGGATGATTAG
- a CDS encoding family 20 glycosylhydrolase, which yields MSFCLVKRVFLMLTAGLICHASWAQATKYPIIPYPTTLVEKEGQFTITVKTNLSLAKNAASFVNEANQLKAIIKNATGITLSSQKSKGGSGILFQQDPGINNPEGYRLAITPELVTITAKTPTGMFRATQTLRQLLPVKAISSQSVTIPAVEIKDEPMYTWRGMHLDVSRHFFSVEYLKKYIDLLALYKMNKLHLHLTDDQGWRIEIKKYPKLTEQGAWRTFNNQDSTCMKRAKDNPDFEIDTKHIVQKDGKTMYGGFYTQQQMKDIIAFAAARHIEIIPEIDMPGHMMAAIKAYPYLSCSGNTGWGKDFSTPICPCNEATYQFAQDVYTEIIDLFPSEYIHLGADEVEKTSWAQADVCKELMQKEGIKNVNELQSYFVHRMEKFFHSKGKKLIGWDEILEGGINPSAIVMYWRSWVPQAPIKAAKNGNQVIMTPGTPLYFDSPPDKNSIYNVYHFQVVPKGLTDIEGKAIIGAQANIWTEYIPSEKRADYMFMPRMTALSEVLWTHKDLYESYQSRLIQHYDRLETMGVHYRIPDLTGFTGENVFTDQAVLTVQKPLQELSIRYTTDGTLPQVTSPVLPSSLTIKTPSTIKVAAFTQSGSRGDIYTLSYKQETYAEPASVANPVQGLQCTYYPEYFLNTIQIKTKNAAGTSVVKTVVVPQEATAGSFGLTYRGYLNIPETGVYSFYLTCDDGGILRIAGREVVNNDGQHSAIEKSGQVALKKGLQPIEIDFIEGGGGYALKLQYSLGNEAPKDIPASWLVQPQNK from the coding sequence ATGAGTTTCTGTTTAGTAAAACGTGTATTTCTCATGCTGACAGCAGGTCTCATCTGCCATGCTAGCTGGGCGCAAGCCACGAAATACCCCATTATCCCCTACCCCACAACGTTGGTCGAGAAGGAAGGGCAATTTACAATTACTGTCAAAACCAATCTTTCACTGGCTAAAAATGCAGCTTCATTTGTCAACGAAGCAAACCAGTTGAAAGCCATTATCAAAAATGCCACAGGTATTACCTTGTCTTCCCAAAAATCAAAAGGAGGCTCAGGTATCCTGTTTCAGCAGGACCCAGGCATTAACAATCCGGAGGGGTATCGTCTCGCAATTACTCCAGAGCTAGTAACTATCACAGCAAAAACGCCTACGGGTATGTTTCGGGCAACCCAAACGCTGCGTCAGCTATTACCTGTTAAAGCAATATCTTCACAATCTGTTACCATACCAGCTGTAGAAATTAAAGATGAACCCATGTATACATGGCGCGGAATGCATCTGGATGTTTCACGTCATTTCTTCTCAGTAGAGTATCTCAAAAAATATATTGATCTGCTGGCCCTTTATAAAATGAATAAACTGCACCTGCATCTCACAGATGATCAGGGTTGGCGAATTGAAATCAAGAAATATCCTAAACTAACAGAACAAGGAGCCTGGAGAACATTCAACAACCAGGATTCGACCTGTATGAAAAGAGCCAAGGATAATCCTGACTTTGAGATTGATACGAAACATATTGTACAAAAAGATGGAAAAACAATGTACGGAGGATTTTATACCCAGCAACAAATGAAAGATATCATTGCTTTTGCTGCAGCCCGACACATTGAAATTATTCCTGAAATAGACATGCCAGGCCATATGATGGCAGCTATCAAAGCATATCCTTATCTGAGTTGCAGTGGAAATACCGGCTGGGGTAAAGATTTCTCCACCCCTATTTGCCCTTGTAATGAAGCTACGTACCAGTTTGCTCAGGATGTATACACTGAGATCATAGATCTGTTCCCAAGCGAATACATTCATCTTGGAGCTGACGAAGTTGAAAAGACCAGTTGGGCACAGGCAGATGTGTGCAAGGAACTTATGCAAAAAGAAGGAATCAAGAATGTCAATGAATTGCAAAGCTACTTTGTACACCGCATGGAGAAATTCTTCCACTCAAAAGGTAAAAAACTAATTGGCTGGGATGAAATTCTGGAAGGAGGAATCAATCCATCAGCTATTGTGATGTACTGGCGCAGTTGGGTACCTCAGGCACCTATCAAAGCGGCTAAAAATGGAAATCAGGTAATCATGACACCTGGCACCCCTTTGTATTTCGACTCTCCTCCTGATAAAAATTCTATATACAATGTGTATCATTTTCAAGTAGTTCCCAAAGGCTTAACTGACATAGAAGGGAAAGCAATTATAGGTGCACAAGCTAATATATGGACAGAGTATATTCCTTCTGAAAAACGTGCGGACTATATGTTCATGCCTCGTATGACTGCCTTATCAGAAGTACTGTGGACACATAAGGATCTTTACGAGTCTTATCAAAGCCGATTGATTCAACATTATGATCGACTGGAAACAATGGGTGTACACTACCGTATTCCGGACTTGACAGGTTTTACAGGAGAAAATGTATTTACGGATCAGGCAGTACTAACCGTTCAAAAACCGCTTCAGGAATTAAGCATCCGCTATACAACAGATGGAACCTTACCTCAGGTGACATCTCCTGTACTACCCTCTTCTCTGACCATTAAAACACCTTCTACTATCAAAGTAGCAGCCTTTACTCAGTCAGGATCCCGTGGCGATATTTACACGCTTTCCTACAAACAGGAAACGTACGCCGAACCGGCTTCTGTTGCCAATCCGGTGCAGGGGCTACAATGTACCTACTACCCTGAGTATTTCCTGAATACTATTCAAATCAAAACCAAGAATGCCGCTGGTACTTCTGTAGTTAAAACAGTAGTTGTACCTCAGGAGGCTACAGCAGGTAGCTTTGGACTAACCTATAGAGGATATCTGAACATACCAGAAACAGGTGTGTATAGCTTCTATCTGACATGTGATGATGGTGGCATATTGCGTATAGCAGGTAGAGAAGTAGTCAATAACGATGGTCAGCATTCGGCTATTGAAAAAAGCGGACAGGTAGCGCTTAAAAAGGGCTTGCAGCCTATCGAGATTGATTTTATTGAAGGTGGTGGTGGTTATGCGCTTAAACTACAGTACAGTTTGGGTAATGAAGCACCTAAAGACATTCCTGCAAGCTGGCTTGTTCAACCTCAAAACAAATAA
- the nfi gene encoding deoxyribonuclease V (cleaves DNA at apurinic or apyrimidinic sites), with translation MSIANHSWDLSIPEAIALQKELRTQIQLTPLDKEIRYVAGTDISFNKFSDTVYAGIVVLDLTTLQEVARSMVVTETHFPYVPGLLSFREIPALLQAWEQLTFKPDLLIVDGHGIAHPRRLGIATHLGLALDMPTIGCGKSRLTGTYTLPDNEPGSTSPLWDRQDQIGIVLRSKRNTLPLFISPGHKITFAESVTIVQKCITKYRLPETTRKVHDAVNALRIAHKDPASPS, from the coding sequence ATGTCAATTGCAAACCATAGCTGGGATCTGAGTATACCAGAAGCAATAGCGTTACAAAAAGAACTACGTACTCAAATACAACTTACGCCTCTTGATAAAGAGATACGATATGTAGCGGGTACGGATATTTCCTTTAATAAATTCTCAGATACTGTATATGCAGGCATTGTTGTGTTAGACCTGACAACCTTGCAGGAAGTAGCTCGTTCTATGGTTGTAACAGAAACACATTTTCCCTATGTACCTGGTTTGTTGTCATTTCGCGAGATTCCTGCTTTGCTGCAAGCTTGGGAACAGCTAACCTTTAAACCAGACCTTTTAATTGTAGATGGTCATGGCATTGCTCATCCAAGGCGACTAGGTATTGCTACCCATCTGGGTCTGGCGTTGGATATGCCCACCATTGGTTGTGGTAAAAGCCGGCTGACAGGTACCTATACCCTACCAGATAATGAACCAGGTTCTACCTCTCCACTATGGGATCGTCAGGATCAAATTGGTATAGTGTTACGTAGTAAGCGAAACACACTACCTCTTTTTATATCTCCTGGTCATAAAATCACTTTTGCAGAAAGTGTTACGATAGTACAGAAGTGTATTACCAAATATCGGCTTCCGGAAACTACCCGAAAAGTACATGATGCCGTAAATGCCCTACGTATTGCTCATAAAGATCCAGCATCTCCTTCCTGA